From a single Chloracidobacterium thermophilum B genomic region:
- the mqnC gene encoding cyclic dehypoxanthinyl futalosine synthase: MTDVSAQLERLYCGERPPAEVWLEVIYRAPLDELLYWADRLRADWHPDNVVTYVIDRNINYSNICTSVCTFCAFYRKPGDPEGYVHDYETLFRKVEETLALGGSGILMQGGLHPDLKLEWYEELLRQFKARYPIHLHCFSPPEILNFARVNRLSVREVLQRLRAAGLDSIPGGGGEILVDEIRMRRRTECNSQEWLAIMETAHELGIPTTATMMYGMGETDAHRLEHLRKIYELQARTGGFIAFIPWTLQPDSVPIGKVFPDRIAPDIYLRWFAAARLYLRNIPNLQVSWLTQGFDVARRALRGGANDMGSIMIEENVVSAAGAKYRADEARLVQIIREAGFIPCKRNAAYRRLETPAAAEAVA, encoded by the coding sequence ATGACTGATGTTTCCGCCCAGCTTGAACGCCTGTACTGTGGGGAGCGCCCGCCGGCCGAGGTCTGGCTGGAGGTGATTTACCGCGCGCCACTCGATGAGTTGTTGTATTGGGCCGACCGCCTGCGGGCTGACTGGCACCCGGATAACGTCGTGACCTATGTCATTGACCGGAATATCAACTACTCGAACATCTGCACGTCGGTGTGCACGTTCTGCGCCTTTTACCGCAAGCCGGGCGACCCGGAAGGGTATGTCCACGACTACGAAACGCTGTTTCGCAAGGTGGAGGAAACACTGGCGCTTGGCGGCAGCGGCATCCTCATGCAGGGCGGCCTGCATCCCGACCTCAAGCTGGAGTGGTACGAAGAACTGCTGCGCCAGTTCAAGGCGCGCTATCCCATTCACCTGCACTGTTTCTCGCCGCCTGAGATTCTGAACTTCGCGCGGGTCAACCGGCTTTCCGTGCGTGAGGTGTTGCAGCGGCTGCGTGCGGCCGGGCTGGATTCGATTCCGGGCGGCGGCGGCGAAATCCTCGTGGACGAAATTCGCATGCGCCGCCGGACGGAGTGCAACAGCCAGGAATGGCTTGCGATTATGGAAACGGCCCACGAGTTGGGCATCCCGACCACGGCCACGATGATGTACGGCATGGGTGAAACCGACGCACACCGGCTGGAGCATCTGCGCAAAATCTATGAACTCCAGGCGCGGACCGGTGGTTTCATCGCCTTCATTCCCTGGACGCTCCAGCCGGATTCCGTGCCCATCGGCAAGGTATTTCCAGACCGCATCGCGCCGGACATCTACCTGCGGTGGTTTGCAGCGGCGCGGCTGTACCTGCGCAACATTCCCAACCTGCAGGTGTCGTGGCTGACGCAGGGGTTTGACGTGGCGCGGCGTGCCCTGCGTGGTGGGGCCAACGACATGGGCAGCATCATGATCGAGGAAAATGTCGTCTCGGCGGCCGGTGCCAAGTATCGCGCCGACGAAGCCCGGCTGGTGCAAATCATCCGGGAAGCCGGTTTCATCCCCTGCAAGCGCAATGCGGCCTACCGCCGGCTGGAGACTCCGGCCGCGGCAGAAGCTGTCGCATAG
- a CDS encoding class I SAM-dependent methyltransferase: protein MPTDFPERRATLPTPEFRPALAFTALTPWFDVVARVAVRDDFLKRRLSELLPLVPGQSVLDVGCGTGTLLLRLHERQPEARLFGVDADPDALALAEQKGRQQRVNWSLLAASATRLPFPDGCFDAVVTSLVFHHLTTPQKEQALGEIRRVLRPEGRLLLADYDAPRTWLERLAFLPVRLFDGFDATEAHVQGALPGLLQAAGLTAVEVCAEIPTAFGYITAWQARSPAQEAQLRTA from the coding sequence GTGCCAACCGACTTCCCTGAACGACGCGCCACATTGCCCACACCGGAGTTTCGTCCGGCGCTGGCCTTTACGGCTCTGACGCCTTGGTTCGATGTCGTGGCCAGGGTGGCCGTGCGGGATGACTTCCTCAAGCGCCGTCTGTCTGAGCTGCTTCCCCTGGTGCCGGGGCAGTCCGTTCTGGACGTGGGCTGCGGTACGGGCACCCTGCTCCTCCGCCTGCACGAGCGGCAACCTGAAGCCCGGTTGTTCGGCGTGGACGCCGACCCGGACGCCTTGGCGCTGGCCGAACAGAAAGGGCGGCAGCAGAGGGTCAACTGGTCGCTGCTGGCAGCCTCGGCCACCCGGCTGCCCTTTCCCGACGGCTGCTTCGACGCTGTCGTGACTTCGCTGGTCTTTCACCATCTGACGACGCCGCAGAAAGAACAGGCACTGGGGGAAATCCGGCGCGTCCTGCGCCCGGAGGGAAGGCTGCTGCTGGCCGATTACGACGCGCCACGTACCTGGCTGGAGCGGCTGGCTTTCCTCCCAGTGCGTCTCTTTGACGGCTTCGATGCCACGGAAGCGCACGTGCAGGGCGCGCTGCCGGGGCTTCTGCAGGCCGCCGGGTTGACGGCCGTCGAAGTCTGCGCCGAGATTCCGACGGCCTTCGGTTACATTACCGCCTGGCAGGCCCGGTCGCCGGCTCAGGAAGCCCAGCTCAGGACGGCTTGA
- a CDS encoding ABC1 kinase family protein has translation MSAQTLDAPVLSRALSLGENLRHLRRFVVVSIALLPFLVSFLRDRRRWIKWGAPRTLTEEQHARRAKKLVDTFARLGTSYIKLSQILAVREDLIPKTYAREFARLLDQTPAAGMDYVSAVIRRRTGKNPEDIFTDFNPNAIASASVGQVHRARYKGVDVVVKVRRPNVVETITLDNAILSTLLEWLRPFFGEHYLYRGFEVLFTEYKRIVVGELDFRIEAQNAERLRAQQPRHPRLVIPEIAHELTYEDLLVMEFCEGVRIDAVETIRSYGLDLGELVEALLEIVFSQLLVHGFFHADPHPGNILINRRGDIILLDYGMVDELDPVTRDRFLGLILAANANQYDEVVAKLYELEMVAPDTPAEQLTYVTETIMNLRHLARTNQRQVQMAVEQLFEKTRILHHLRMPRQMVYLFRMATLIEGVAIRFDNHFDSIRDAVPIAKRVGFKLIARIVPAATALRYAAEVFAERFDAYLSRVMQRKKVSYAKDFVRRMWQGTPDKTVVSAPTPPPSLTLPS, from the coding sequence ATGTCCGCGCAGACGCTCGATGCTCCGGTTCTTTCGCGCGCGTTATCACTTGGTGAAAACCTGCGCCATCTACGACGCTTTGTTGTCGTCTCCATCGCGCTTTTGCCGTTTCTGGTCAGCTTTCTGCGCGACCGGCGGCGGTGGATCAAGTGGGGCGCTCCGCGCACACTGACAGAGGAGCAGCATGCCCGTCGCGCCAAAAAGCTGGTGGATACCTTTGCCCGGCTGGGAACGTCATACATCAAGCTGTCGCAAATCCTGGCTGTACGGGAGGACCTGATTCCCAAAACTTATGCGCGGGAATTTGCCCGGCTGCTTGACCAGACCCCGGCGGCCGGCATGGACTACGTCAGCGCCGTCATCCGTCGCCGCACGGGCAAAAACCCGGAGGACATCTTCACCGACTTCAATCCCAACGCCATTGCCTCGGCATCAGTCGGGCAAGTTCACCGGGCGCGGTACAAGGGCGTTGATGTCGTCGTCAAAGTCCGGCGGCCCAACGTGGTGGAAACCATCACCCTCGACAACGCCATCCTGAGTACGCTGCTGGAGTGGCTGCGGCCGTTTTTTGGCGAGCACTACCTGTACCGCGGCTTTGAAGTTCTGTTTACGGAATATAAGCGGATTGTCGTTGGCGAACTGGACTTCCGCATCGAAGCACAAAACGCCGAGCGTCTGCGCGCCCAACAGCCCCGGCATCCCCGGCTGGTCATCCCGGAAATTGCGCACGAACTGACCTATGAAGACCTGCTTGTGATGGAGTTCTGTGAGGGGGTGCGGATTGACGCGGTGGAGACCATTCGCAGCTATGGTCTCGACCTTGGCGAACTCGTCGAAGCCCTGCTCGAAATCGTTTTCTCACAGCTTCTCGTCCACGGCTTTTTCCATGCCGATCCCCATCCGGGGAACATTCTCATCAACCGCCGGGGCGACATCATCCTGCTCGACTACGGCATGGTGGACGAACTCGACCCGGTGACGCGCGACCGGTTTCTGGGCCTTATCCTGGCCGCCAACGCCAATCAGTACGACGAAGTGGTGGCCAAGCTCTATGAACTGGAGATGGTGGCCCCGGATACCCCGGCCGAGCAACTGACCTACGTGACGGAAACCATCATGAACCTGCGGCACCTGGCGCGTACCAACCAGCGCCAGGTTCAGATGGCCGTCGAGCAGCTTTTCGAGAAAACGCGCATCCTGCATCACCTGCGCATGCCCCGGCAGATGGTGTATCTGTTTCGGATGGCGACACTTATCGAAGGCGTGGCGATCCGCTTCGACAATCACTTTGACAGCATTCGGGACGCGGTTCCGATTGCCAAGCGGGTTGGGTTCAAACTTATTGCCCGCATTGTGCCGGCCGCCACGGCCCTGCGCTATGCGGCGGAAGTCTTTGCCGAGCGGTTTGATGCCTACCTGAGCCGGGTGATGCAGCGCAAAAAGGTCTCCTATGCCAAGGATTTCGTACGGCGTATGTGGCAGGGCACGCCGGACAAAACCGTGGTGTCGGCGCCCACGCCACCACCCAGCCTGACGCTGCCTTCCTGA
- the clpS gene encoding ATP-dependent Clp protease adapter ClpS, producing MPKLTPDRDEGVLVKEHTTTKEPPMFRVLLHNDDYTTMPFVVYVLQHIFHHSESEATRIMLNVHRRGIGVAGIYPYEIAETKMMQTIQLARANEFPLLCTIEPAE from the coding sequence ATGCCGAAGCTGACACCAGACCGCGATGAGGGCGTGCTCGTCAAAGAGCATACGACAACCAAGGAACCGCCGATGTTTCGCGTCCTGCTCCACAACGACGACTACACGACGATGCCCTTTGTCGTGTACGTCCTCCAGCACATTTTCCATCACTCGGAAAGCGAAGCCACGCGCATCATGCTCAACGTGCACCGGCGGGGCATCGGCGTGGCCGGCATCTATCCATACGAGATTGCCGAAACCAAGATGATGCAGACCATTCAGCTTGCCCGTGCCAATGAGTTTCCGCTGCTGTGTACCATCGAGCCGGCCGAATAG
- a CDS encoding mechanosensitive ion channel family protein: MILALVDPLWTRLIQFFRTSYLELLTVLAWAALVWGLVLLLTHGIRALVRRAAAELEPSYNALRHPVRAFLWLLVLPLGMEFIELPRSVQNRIEAGFKVTLTLVALWLGFELVAVATEFALQRLAAANSTDEQRRRSAATWLAILQRLIQVGIIVVGAALFLMQFQVVRTIGVSLLASAGLVGVVVGIAAQKTIGNFVAGIQIAITQPIRVGDTVIVENEYGQIEELTFTFVVVRLWDKRQLILPVSYFLERPFQNWTRYTPELIGAVFVQADFGVPVDAMRAELQRLCEADPNWNGQVCRLIVSDVNERSIVVRATVSADEPAKLFDLRVAVREGLVRWLATTEDGRYLPRIRQADLL, translated from the coding sequence ATGATACTGGCTCTGGTCGATCCGCTCTGGACGCGCCTCATCCAGTTCTTTCGTACGTCCTACCTCGAATTGCTCACTGTGCTCGCCTGGGCGGCGCTGGTCTGGGGGCTGGTCCTGCTGCTGACCCACGGCATCCGGGCGCTCGTGCGCCGGGCGGCAGCGGAGCTGGAGCCATCCTACAACGCGCTGCGCCATCCGGTGCGGGCGTTCCTGTGGCTGCTGGTGTTGCCGTTGGGGATGGAGTTCATCGAACTGCCCCGGTCGGTTCAGAACCGCATTGAAGCCGGTTTCAAGGTGACGCTGACACTGGTCGCCCTCTGGCTGGGTTTTGAGCTGGTGGCCGTGGCAACGGAGTTTGCTCTGCAGCGCCTGGCGGCAGCCAACAGCACGGATGAACAACGGCGCCGCTCGGCGGCGACCTGGCTGGCGATTCTGCAGCGGCTTATCCAGGTGGGCATCATCGTCGTCGGCGCGGCGCTGTTTCTGATGCAGTTTCAGGTTGTCCGTACGATTGGGGTTTCGCTGCTGGCCTCGGCCGGTCTCGTGGGTGTTGTGGTCGGTATTGCCGCCCAGAAGACGATTGGGAACTTCGTCGCCGGCATCCAGATTGCCATTACCCAGCCCATCCGGGTCGGCGACACAGTGATCGTCGAAAACGAGTACGGCCAGATCGAGGAACTTACCTTTACGTTCGTTGTCGTCCGGCTGTGGGACAAGCGGCAGCTCATTCTGCCGGTGTCGTACTTTCTCGAACGCCCTTTCCAGAACTGGACGCGCTACACGCCGGAACTCATCGGCGCCGTGTTTGTGCAGGCGGATTTCGGCGTCCCCGTGGACGCCATGCGGGCGGAGTTGCAACGGCTCTGTGAAGCGGACCCGAATTGGAACGGACAGGTCTGCCGGTTGATTGTCAGCGACGTCAACGAACGTTCCATCGTCGTGCGCGCCACCGTATCCGCTGATGAGCCGGCCAAGCTCTTTGACCTGCGCGTGGCCGTTCGGGAAGGTCTCGTCCGCTGGCTGGCGACAACCGAAGACGGTCGTTACCTGCCGCGCATCCGGCAGGCCGACCTGCTGTAA
- a CDS encoding radical SAM protein produces the protein MSDTTTVPECSPATATSPPSAEPPRKRDANYVFLELTRSICPECTKVVDAHIIVRDNKVFMRKRCDCERARGKLYESLIYSNAQAYITNVRYNKPGTIPLHFNSEVVAGCPHDCGLCPDHQQHTCLGIIEVNSVCNMDCPLCFAEAGPGFSLTLEEVQSILDDFVRAEGRAEVVQFSGGEPTVHPQILDFLREAQKRPINLIMLNTNGKRIARDDAFLDELAEIQPALYFQFDGFDRETYRIIRGEPDILEEKIRALDRLAAKGLTAVLVPAIERGINDHEVGRIVKFAMEHPAVRGVNFQPAFHAGRHLEHDPLQRMTIPDILDLIETQTDGLFRKSDFVPVPCCFPTCNSVTYAFVENGTVTPLPRIVNVYDYLDYITNKVMPDYSAEIKIALEGLWSSSTAPGTAKSARDLQMSCQACGFESLSIGEIADRMKMIMLQDFMDPYTFNQKNLMKCCKEFLLPGGKQVPFCAYNTIGYRQQAREQLEALEWERKLARKEGKPFQVRPITFSFPREPKA, from the coding sequence ATGAGCGACACCACGACCGTTCCTGAATGTTCACCTGCCACGGCCACTTCCCCGCCTTCTGCAGAACCGCCGCGCAAGCGGGATGCCAACTATGTGTTTCTGGAACTCACCCGCAGCATTTGCCCCGAATGCACCAAGGTGGTGGATGCCCACATCATCGTCCGCGACAACAAGGTGTTCATGCGCAAACGCTGCGACTGTGAACGTGCCAGAGGGAAACTCTACGAATCGCTGATTTACAGTAACGCGCAGGCGTATATCACCAACGTACGCTACAACAAGCCCGGCACCATCCCGCTGCACTTCAACAGTGAAGTCGTGGCGGGCTGTCCGCACGACTGCGGGCTGTGCCCTGACCACCAGCAGCACACCTGTCTGGGCATCATCGAAGTCAACAGCGTCTGCAACATGGATTGTCCGCTGTGCTTTGCCGAGGCCGGGCCGGGCTTCAGCCTCACGCTCGAAGAAGTCCAATCCATTCTGGATGATTTCGTCCGGGCGGAAGGCCGCGCCGAGGTGGTGCAGTTTTCCGGCGGTGAGCCGACGGTGCATCCGCAGATTCTGGACTTTCTGCGCGAAGCCCAGAAGCGCCCCATCAACCTCATCATGCTCAACACGAACGGCAAGCGCATCGCCCGCGACGACGCCTTCCTTGACGAACTGGCGGAGATTCAGCCGGCGCTGTACTTCCAGTTTGACGGTTTTGATCGGGAGACCTACCGCATCATCCGGGGTGAGCCGGATATTCTCGAAGAAAAAATCCGTGCTCTCGACCGTCTGGCAGCCAAAGGGCTGACGGCCGTCCTCGTGCCGGCCATTGAGCGCGGCATCAACGACCACGAAGTCGGACGCATCGTCAAATTCGCCATGGAGCACCCGGCGGTGCGCGGCGTCAACTTCCAGCCGGCCTTCCACGCCGGACGCCACCTGGAACACGATCCGCTCCAGCGGATGACGATTCCCGACATCCTGGACCTCATCGAGACGCAAACCGACGGGCTGTTCCGCAAAAGTGACTTCGTACCCGTGCCATGCTGTTTCCCGACCTGCAACTCGGTGACGTACGCCTTCGTCGAGAATGGCACGGTCACGCCGCTGCCGCGCATCGTCAACGTGTATGACTATCTGGATTACATCACCAACAAGGTCATGCCGGACTACAGCGCCGAGATCAAAATTGCCCTCGAAGGCTTGTGGTCATCTTCGACGGCCCCCGGCACGGCCAAATCGGCCCGCGACCTTCAGATGTCCTGTCAGGCCTGTGGCTTCGAGTCGCTGAGCATCGGCGAAATTGCCGACCGGATGAAGATGATCATGCTCCAGGACTTCATGGACCCCTACACCTTCAACCAGAAAAATCTCATGAAGTGCTGCAAGGAGTTCCTGCTGCCGGGCGGCAAACAGGTGCCCTTCTGCGCCTACAACACCATCGGCTATCGCCAGCAGGCGCGGGAACAGCTCGAAGCCCTGGAGTGGGAGCGCAAGCTGGCGCGTAAGGAAGGCAAACCCTTTCAGGTCCGCCCCATCACCTTTTCCTTTCCCCGGGAGCCAAAAGCATGA
- a CDS encoding class I SAM-dependent methyltransferase: MSTIAGTFAGESTAPEAVKSCCAQFYESDVVRFLFGESFHPGGLALTERLGQVLGLRAGARVLDVAAGRGTSALHLAETFGCEVVGVDFGAENVRLANEAAAVRGLADRVRFVVGDAERLAADAASFDAIVCECAYCTFPDKPQAAREFFRVLKPGGQVGLSDLTRRGPLAPELETLLAWVACIADAQPVETYVALLGAAGFAPGLVENHDAALADMVAGVRAKILGAELMVALKKLTLPDVDFPRAKQVTQSAAAAIERGELGYAIITAVKPS, from the coding sequence ATGAGCACCATCGCTGGAACCTTTGCCGGAGAGTCCACCGCCCCGGAGGCGGTCAAGTCCTGTTGTGCGCAGTTTTATGAAAGCGATGTGGTGCGCTTTCTGTTCGGTGAGTCTTTTCATCCGGGCGGGCTGGCGCTGACCGAACGGCTGGGGCAGGTGCTTGGCCTTCGGGCCGGCGCGCGCGTACTCGATGTCGCGGCCGGACGCGGCACAAGCGCCCTGCATCTGGCGGAAACCTTTGGTTGTGAAGTGGTCGGCGTGGATTTCGGCGCTGAAAACGTGCGCCTGGCCAACGAAGCCGCCGCCGTGCGCGGACTGGCCGACCGGGTTCGGTTTGTCGTCGGCGACGCCGAACGGCTCGCCGCCGATGCCGCCAGCTTCGACGCCATCGTGTGTGAGTGCGCCTACTGCACCTTCCCGGACAAGCCCCAGGCGGCGCGGGAGTTTTTCCGCGTGCTGAAACCCGGCGGGCAGGTTGGCCTCAGTGATCTGACGCGGCGCGGGCCGCTGGCTCCGGAACTGGAGACCCTGCTCGCCTGGGTGGCCTGCATTGCCGATGCGCAGCCGGTGGAAACCTATGTGGCGCTGCTCGGTGCAGCCGGGTTTGCGCCGGGACTTGTGGAAAACCACGACGCGGCGCTGGCCGACATGGTGGCGGGTGTCCGGGCGAAAATTCTGGGCGCGGAACTCATGGTGGCCCTGAAAAAGCTCACACTGCCGGATGTGGATTTCCCCAGGGCCAAGCAGGTCACACAAAGCGCCGCCGCAGCCATCGAGCGGGGGGAACTTGGCTACGCCATCATCACGGCGGTCAAGCCGTCCTGA
- a CDS encoding dihydrolipoyl dehydrogenase family protein, with protein sequence MTEHFDIVIIGAGSGGLTAAGFAAQLGARVALVEKHRIGGDCTWTGCVPSKALLKAAKVAHEVRQAGHYGIVAEPPRTDMAQVRAYVRSVIDEIYAHEAPDELRRSGIDVILAPGRFLDAQTLAAGERTLTARYFLICTGAHPVRPDLAGLDEVPFLTYETIFDLDELPRRMIVVGGGPIGCEMAQAFQRLGAQVILVAERLLPKEEPEVSQTLRTVFEREGMQFIPGRARAASRKNGTIRVESEAGTAEGDLLFIATGRRPNIAGLDLDRAGVQADARGIPVDTSLRTNVKHIFAAGDVLGGHQFTHFAGWQAFLAVRNALLLGSTTGFTDIVPWVTFTDPEVAHVGMTEAQARTRYGDTLKVSRWEMSRTDRAVCDADTDGFLKVISRSDGTLLGATMVAPRAGEAITEFTLALNHRLKVTDVANAIHAYPTYSTAAQQLAAGVAVENFLTGTAGKVIQSLSKIMR encoded by the coding sequence ATGACCGAACACTTTGACATCGTCATCATCGGGGCCGGCTCCGGCGGGTTGACCGCGGCCGGCTTTGCGGCGCAGCTTGGCGCCAGGGTGGCCCTGGTCGAAAAGCACCGCATCGGCGGAGACTGCACCTGGACGGGCTGTGTTCCGAGCAAAGCCCTGCTCAAAGCGGCCAAAGTGGCCCACGAAGTGCGCCAGGCCGGGCACTACGGTATTGTCGCCGAACCGCCCCGGACGGATATGGCGCAGGTGCGGGCCTATGTGCGGAGTGTCATTGATGAGATTTACGCCCACGAAGCGCCGGATGAACTGCGGCGCAGCGGGATTGACGTCATTCTGGCGCCGGGGCGCTTTCTGGACGCCCAAACCCTGGCGGCCGGCGAGCGCACCCTGACGGCCCGGTATTTTCTCATCTGCACCGGCGCGCATCCCGTCCGCCCTGATCTGGCCGGGCTGGACGAGGTGCCATTTCTCACCTACGAAACCATTTTCGACCTCGACGAACTTCCCCGGCGGATGATTGTCGTGGGCGGCGGGCCGATTGGCTGCGAAATGGCGCAGGCGTTCCAGCGGCTGGGCGCGCAGGTCATCCTTGTTGCAGAACGGCTGCTGCCGAAAGAAGAACCCGAAGTCAGCCAGACGCTTAGAACGGTCTTCGAGCGGGAGGGCATGCAGTTCATCCCCGGCCGGGCGCGGGCCGCGAGCCGGAAGAACGGAACCATCCGCGTGGAAAGTGAAGCCGGCACGGCCGAAGGCGACCTGCTGTTCATTGCTACCGGCCGGCGTCCCAACATCGCGGGTCTTGATCTGGACCGGGCCGGCGTTCAGGCCGATGCCCGTGGCATTCCGGTGGACACAAGTCTGCGCACCAACGTCAAACACATTTTTGCGGCCGGCGATGTGCTGGGCGGACACCAGTTCACCCACTTTGCCGGCTGGCAGGCCTTTCTGGCCGTGCGCAATGCGCTTCTGCTCGGCAGCACGACCGGGTTTACGGACATTGTTCCCTGGGTGACGTTCACCGACCCGGAAGTGGCCCACGTCGGGATGACCGAAGCCCAGGCCCGCACCCGGTATGGAGACACCCTCAAGGTCAGCCGGTGGGAGATGAGCCGCACCGACCGGGCCGTGTGCGATGCCGATACGGATGGCTTTCTCAAGGTCATCTCGCGCAGCGATGGCACACTGCTTGGCGCGACGATGGTGGCCCCGCGCGCCGGAGAAGCCATTACGGAGTTCACCCTGGCGCTCAACCACCGGCTCAAGGTGACGGATGTGGCCAACGCCATCCATGCCTATCCGACCTACTCAACGGCGGCACAGCAACTGGCCGCCGGCGTAGCGGTCGAAAACTTCCTCACCGGCACGGCCGGCAAGGTCATCCAGAGCCTGTCGAAAATCATGCGCTAG